In Luteolibacter arcticus, the following proteins share a genomic window:
- a CDS encoding MBL fold metallo-hydrolase RNA specificity domain-containing protein, with amino-acid sequence MKLKFCGAAGTTTGSQHLLEVNGTRILLDCGLYQGHREDSYEVNCKFPHFDPKEIDIVILSHAHIDHSGNLPNLCKQGFVGNIYTTFATRDLCQIMLADSAHIQEQDTEWLNKDRAKDGLPPVKPLYVKEDAERCLRQFVTLGYERPMPVADGVSVTFYDAGHILGAAQVLLEIIDKEDGGKTKRFLFSGDIGRGGNEILRDPAVVRDVDFVLMESTYGGREHELPTGATDEFGQILETALKKGGKVMIPAFAVERTQQLLYILNQLFHSGKVQPVPVYVDSPLAVNATEIFRIHPECFNETVYRFLFDQRDPFLFDGLHLIRAVNDSKKLNDSANGPCIIISASGMCEAGRIRHHLKNGLDNPRNTVLFVGYCADHTLGRAIRDGRPVVNIFGKPVKVRATIEAIDSFSGHADHSELLDWFHRMTGPKKNVWLIHGEPERANSLRDALTSQHDGAIDVAVLGETVKI; translated from the coding sequence ATGAAACTGAAATTCTGCGGTGCCGCGGGCACCACCACCGGTTCACAGCATTTGCTGGAGGTCAACGGTACCCGCATCCTGCTCGATTGCGGCCTTTATCAAGGCCACCGCGAGGACAGCTACGAGGTGAACTGCAAGTTCCCCCACTTCGATCCGAAGGAGATCGACATCGTCATCCTCTCGCACGCCCACATCGATCACAGCGGAAACCTGCCGAATCTCTGCAAGCAGGGCTTTGTCGGCAACATCTACACCACCTTCGCGACCCGCGATCTCTGCCAGATCATGCTGGCGGACAGCGCCCACATCCAGGAGCAGGATACCGAGTGGCTGAACAAGGACCGCGCCAAGGACGGCCTGCCACCCGTGAAGCCGCTCTATGTAAAGGAAGACGCCGAGCGCTGCCTCCGCCAGTTCGTGACGCTCGGCTACGAGCGACCGATGCCAGTGGCCGATGGTGTGTCGGTGACCTTCTACGACGCCGGTCACATCCTCGGGGCGGCGCAGGTGCTGTTAGAGATCATCGACAAAGAAGATGGCGGCAAGACCAAGCGCTTCCTCTTCTCGGGCGACATCGGTCGCGGCGGCAATGAGATCCTGCGCGACCCCGCCGTGGTGCGGGACGTGGATTTCGTGCTGATGGAAAGCACCTACGGTGGCCGCGAGCACGAGCTGCCAACGGGCGCCACCGACGAGTTCGGGCAGATCCTGGAAACCGCCCTGAAGAAAGGCGGCAAGGTCATGATCCCGGCCTTCGCCGTCGAGCGCACGCAGCAGCTCCTCTACATCCTCAACCAGCTCTTCCACTCCGGAAAGGTGCAGCCGGTGCCGGTCTATGTGGACAGCCCGCTGGCAGTGAATGCCACCGAGATCTTCCGCATCCACCCGGAGTGCTTCAACGAAACGGTATATCGCTTCCTCTTCGACCAGCGCGACCCGTTCCTCTTCGACGGCCTGCATCTGATCCGCGCCGTGAACGACTCGAAGAAGCTCAACGATTCCGCCAACGGTCCGTGTATCATCATCTCCGCCTCCGGCATGTGCGAGGCGGGCCGCATCCGCCACCATCTCAAGAACGGGCTCGATAACCCGCGGAACACCGTGCTCTTCGTGGGCTACTGCGCCGACCACACGCTGGGTCGCGCGATCCGTGACGGTCGGCCGGTCGTGAACATCTTTGGCAAACCGGTGAAGGTCCGTGCGACGATCGAAGCGATCGACTCCTTCTCCGGCCACGCCGACCACTCGGAGTTGCTCGACTGGTTTCACCGCATGACCGGGCCGAAGAAAAACGTGTGGCTGATCCACGGCGAACCCGAGCGCGCGAATTCACTCCGCGACGCGCTGACCAGCCAACACGACGGCGCGATCGATGTCGCGGTGCTCGGCGAAACGGTGAAGATCTGA